The Aeromicrobium yanjiei genome includes a region encoding these proteins:
- a CDS encoding ABC transporter substrate-binding protein, translated as MKITRPAPVLAALGLVAALAACGGPSNADAVKDDGSVDLSKVSLVVGDQKGGSESLLKAAGELDDVPYDIAWKPFTSGPPLLDAVGGGSVDIGGVGNTPPLFAINEGKKVKVVHAAEQSAEGDAIVVPKDSPLTSVAALKGKKVAVAKGSSANYNLLAQLKDAGLSFSDIEPVYLQPTEALSAFRGNHVDAWAIWDPFTSQAEELVGARVLSTGEDLVNGLVFQLASDKALGDKATRAAIEDYLARLSRAQVWTNDHKDEWAQTWAKDTGLDPAVTARAIERRNFKPIPVPSAVESEQQMWDAFAAEKQLGASVDLTPYFVSTFDRSSLAAAQEETR; from the coding sequence ATGAAGATCACCCGCCCCGCCCCCGTGCTTGCCGCGCTCGGCCTCGTCGCCGCGCTCGCGGCGTGCGGCGGGCCCTCGAACGCCGATGCGGTCAAGGACGACGGCAGCGTCGACCTGTCGAAGGTCTCGCTCGTGGTCGGTGACCAGAAGGGCGGCTCGGAGTCGCTGCTGAAGGCCGCCGGCGAGCTCGACGACGTCCCGTACGACATCGCGTGGAAGCCGTTCACCTCCGGTCCGCCCCTGCTCGACGCCGTCGGCGGCGGCTCGGTCGACATCGGCGGCGTCGGCAACACCCCGCCGCTGTTCGCGATCAACGAGGGCAAGAAGGTGAAGGTCGTCCACGCCGCGGAGCAGAGCGCCGAAGGGGATGCGATCGTCGTGCCCAAGGACTCCCCGCTGACGTCCGTCGCGGCGCTCAAGGGCAAGAAGGTGGCCGTCGCCAAGGGCAGCTCGGCCAACTACAACCTGCTCGCCCAGCTCAAGGACGCCGGCCTGTCCTTCAGCGACATCGAGCCGGTCTACCTGCAGCCGACCGAGGCGCTCTCGGCGTTCCGCGGCAACCACGTGGACGCCTGGGCCATCTGGGACCCGTTCACCTCCCAGGCCGAGGAGCTCGTCGGCGCGCGGGTGCTGTCGACCGGCGAGGACCTCGTCAACGGCCTGGTGTTCCAGCTCGCATCGGACAAGGCGCTGGGCGACAAGGCCACCCGGGCCGCGATCGAGGACTACCTCGCCCGGCTGTCACGTGCACAGGTCTGGACCAACGACCACAAGGACGAGTGGGCGCAGACCTGGGCGAAGGACACCGGCCTCGATCCCGCCGTGACCGCCCGGGCGATCGAGCGTCGCAACTTCAAGCCCATCCCGGTGCCGTCGGCCGTCGAGTCCGAGCAGCAGATGTGGGACGCGTTCGCAGCCGAGAAGCAGCTCGGCGCGAGCGTCGACCTGACCCCGTACTTCGTATCCACGTTCGACCGTTCGTCGCTGGCAGCAGCGCAGGAGGAGACCCGATGA
- a CDS encoding GMC family oxidoreductase — translation MPAAPLAPVATCVRGPAVIYDYVVVGAGAAGCVLADRLSVDPSVEVLLVEDGGPARNPVLSVPRAFYFTLRSDRYTRRYPTRPSPLGTPAETWVRGRGLGGSTLVNGMMYVRGAPADFDALEAAGGPGWGASAFGRAYRAIEDHALGASRSRGAGGPLAISVPDSGDEVTEALFAAAGAHGLRRTADFNDSDDARIGFTPATIRRGRRVSAASAFLTPARRRANLTVMTGTRAETVVIAGSRAVGVALRTGDRAQVVRVRREVLVAAGTIESPLLLERSGIGRPEVLAAAGVVPQVDSPHVGERVIEQRAVSLQVRFRGRRGPTERLNRWPGQALEGARYLATRRGPVATSGYDVVSAFRSGPGVERPDVQGVWVPMAIDETSEQMRLAPYSGLLFTGYAIRPTSTGSVHLASAADGGPPVVSPHHLQDEPERAATGAILDHARSIVATSPLADLVQDEVFPGLSVATPDEVVRHAIGHGGGIYHAVGSCAMGPHDDDVVDGDLRVRGVEGLRVVDASVLPFQVSGNTAAPVMALAWLAAERIRWS, via the coding sequence GTGCCTGCTGCCCCGTTGGCTCCCGTCGCGACCTGCGTCCGCGGCCCGGCCGTGATCTACGACTACGTCGTGGTCGGTGCGGGCGCGGCCGGGTGCGTGCTCGCGGACCGGCTGTCGGTCGACCCGTCGGTCGAGGTGCTCCTGGTCGAGGACGGGGGGCCGGCTCGCAACCCCGTGCTCTCGGTCCCCAGGGCGTTCTACTTCACGCTCCGCTCCGACCGGTACACGCGTCGCTATCCCACCCGGCCGAGCCCCCTCGGGACGCCTGCCGAGACATGGGTCCGCGGCCGCGGACTCGGCGGGTCGACGCTCGTCAACGGGATGATGTACGTCCGTGGGGCGCCGGCCGACTTCGACGCCCTCGAGGCGGCCGGCGGCCCCGGCTGGGGTGCGAGCGCGTTCGGCCGCGCGTACCGCGCGATCGAGGACCACGCTCTCGGCGCCTCCCGGTCGCGCGGCGCCGGAGGTCCGCTGGCGATCTCGGTACCGGACTCCGGTGACGAGGTCACCGAGGCGCTGTTCGCGGCGGCGGGCGCCCACGGGCTGCGGCGTACCGCCGATTTCAACGACTCCGACGACGCGCGGATCGGCTTCACCCCCGCGACGATCCGCCGCGGTCGGCGGGTGAGCGCGGCGTCGGCCTTCCTGACCCCTGCCCGGCGTCGCGCCAACCTCACCGTGATGACCGGCACCCGGGCCGAGACGGTCGTCATCGCGGGCTCCCGGGCGGTCGGTGTCGCCCTGCGCACGGGGGACCGGGCGCAGGTGGTGAGGGTCCGCCGTGAGGTGCTGGTGGCCGCGGGCACCATCGAGAGCCCGCTCCTGCTGGAGCGCTCGGGCATCGGCCGCCCCGAGGTCCTGGCCGCGGCGGGCGTGGTGCCGCAGGTCGATAGCCCCCACGTCGGTGAGCGGGTCATCGAGCAGCGTGCCGTCAGCCTGCAGGTGCGGTTCCGTGGGCGCCGTGGACCGACCGAGCGGCTCAACCGCTGGCCCGGTCAGGCCCTCGAGGGCGCCCGCTACCTCGCAACGAGGCGGGGACCGGTCGCGACCAGCGGCTACGACGTCGTGAGCGCGTTCCGGTCGGGGCCCGGGGTCGAACGTCCCGACGTCCAGGGTGTGTGGGTCCCCATGGCGATCGACGAGACGTCCGAGCAGATGCGGCTGGCGCCCTATTCGGGGCTGCTGTTCACGGGTTATGCGATCCGCCCCACGAGCACCGGCTCGGTGCACCTCGCCTCTGCCGCGGACGGCGGCCCGCCCGTCGTGTCACCCCACCATCTCCAGGACGAGCCCGAGCGTGCGGCGACGGGCGCGATCCTCGATCACGCGCGATCGATCGTGGCGACCTCGCCGCTCGCGGACCTCGTGCAGGACGAGGTTTTCCCGGGGCTGTCGGTCGCGACCCCGGACGAGGTCGTCCGGCACGCGATCGGGCACGGCGGCGGCATCTATCACGCGGTCGGCTCGTGCGCGATGGGTCCGCACGACGACGACGTCGTCGACGGCGACCTGCGCGTGCGTGGGGTGGAGGGGTTGCGGGTCGTCGACGCGTCGGTGCTGCCGTTCCAGGTGTCCGGCAACACCGCCGCTCCGGTCATGGCGCTCGCCTGGCTCGCCGCCGAGCGGATCCGCTGGTCCTGA
- a CDS encoding flavin reductase family protein, protein MRQEPRIDAEVLQKSFRSAMGNVAAAVSVVTTFHDGGPHGTTVSAFSSLSMDPPMLLVSLDNRSNLLAKLEVGSRIGVNVLAAHQERVALRFAGKGDDKFLDVPWQLEDGAPALRERHAWVALTVERLVVAGDHTLVLGDVEAADSTDAAPLTYWQRTFGTHTPR, encoded by the coding sequence ATGAGGCAAGAACCACGCATCGACGCCGAGGTGCTGCAGAAGTCGTTCCGGTCCGCGATGGGCAATGTCGCTGCTGCCGTGTCGGTCGTGACCACGTTCCACGACGGCGGCCCGCACGGCACGACCGTGAGCGCGTTCTCGTCGTTGTCGATGGATCCGCCGATGCTGCTGGTCTCGCTCGACAACAGGTCGAACCTCCTCGCCAAGCTCGAGGTGGGATCGCGCATCGGCGTCAACGTCCTGGCGGCGCATCAGGAGCGGGTGGCCCTGCGGTTCGCCGGCAAGGGCGACGACAAGTTCCTCGACGTGCCCTGGCAGCTCGAGGACGGGGCGCCCGCTCTGCGCGAGCGGCACGCCTGGGTCGCGCTGACGGTGGAACGCCTCGTGGTCGCCGGCGACCACACCCTCGTCCTCGGCGACGTCGAGGCAGCCGACTCGACCGATGCGGCCCCGCTGACGTACTGGCAGCGCACCTTCGGCACCCACACCCCGCGCTGA
- the mftF gene encoding mycofactocin biosynthesis glycosyltransferase MftF (Members of this protein family, MftF, are glycosyltransferases, members of PF00535 (glycosyl transferase family 2). The encoding gene is found as part of the mycofactocin cassette, in Mycobacterium tuberculosis, many other Actinobacteria, and occasional members of other lineages. Mycofactocin itself, a putative redox carrier, is a heavily modified derivative of the C-terminal Val-Tyr dipeptide of the mycofactocin precursor MftA (TIGR03969).), which yields MTSASRLPDGFVVRLHDDVAVGKLLVRGSRFVRLSATARQMLADRSLTVGSPMSAALAAQLLDLDLARPEPGGDAPELEDVTVVVPVRDNALGVDRLLARLAPHVACVVVDDASVDHHEVARVAERHGATLVRLDRNVGPAAARDMGMRSVRAPLVAFVDSDVVVSASALGLLAAHFADPGLAAAAPRIRSRGGRRWFERYEDACGSLDLGPVPATVRPWSPVAYVPSACLVARVAALGDGFDPRLRSGEDVDLVWRLVDAGRRVHYAAEVEAAHDVRPSVVRWLGRKAFYGTSAVALAARHGDKVAPAVLTPIGAAAVLGVLVQRRWSWAVAAGCAGLMTRDVARRLPELTLAQQAGVVRTTGLALARQTAGLALRHWWPVSVVLAAGSTRARRAVAVMAVAEGIAARRRSGTDLDPIRFTLARRADDLAYGAGVWWGAARERSISCLLPRWLPSRPASAARP from the coding sequence GTGACGAGCGCGTCGCGGCTTCCCGACGGATTCGTCGTCCGTCTGCACGACGACGTCGCCGTCGGGAAGCTGCTCGTGCGTGGCTCGCGCTTCGTCCGCCTGTCGGCGACTGCCCGGCAGATGCTGGCCGATCGCTCGCTGACGGTCGGCTCCCCGATGTCGGCCGCCCTCGCCGCGCAGCTCCTCGACCTCGACCTCGCGCGGCCGGAGCCGGGCGGTGACGCCCCGGAGCTCGAGGACGTCACGGTGGTGGTGCCGGTGCGCGACAACGCGCTCGGCGTCGATCGCCTGCTGGCCCGTCTCGCGCCGCACGTGGCCTGCGTCGTGGTCGATGACGCATCCGTCGACCACCACGAGGTGGCCCGCGTGGCCGAGCGGCACGGAGCGACCCTCGTGCGGCTCGATCGCAACGTGGGCCCTGCGGCTGCTCGCGACATGGGGATGCGATCCGTGCGGGCCCCGTTGGTCGCGTTCGTCGACTCCGATGTCGTCGTGTCGGCGTCCGCGCTGGGCCTGCTGGCCGCGCACTTCGCGGATCCGGGCCTCGCGGCAGCCGCACCGCGCATCCGGTCGCGCGGCGGACGCCGCTGGTTCGAGCGCTACGAGGACGCGTGCGGATCGCTCGACCTGGGGCCCGTGCCCGCGACCGTCCGGCCGTGGTCGCCCGTCGCGTACGTGCCGAGCGCGTGCCTGGTGGCCCGGGTGGCGGCGCTGGGAGACGGTTTCGACCCCCGGCTGCGCAGCGGCGAGGACGTCGACCTGGTGTGGCGGCTCGTCGACGCGGGCCGCCGGGTCCACTACGCGGCGGAGGTGGAGGCGGCCCACGACGTACGCCCGTCCGTCGTGCGCTGGCTGGGACGCAAGGCGTTCTACGGCACCAGCGCGGTCGCGCTCGCGGCCCGACACGGTGACAAGGTCGCCCCGGCGGTGCTCACGCCGATCGGCGCAGCGGCGGTGCTGGGTGTCCTCGTCCAGCGCCGGTGGTCGTGGGCGGTCGCGGCGGGATGCGCGGGCCTCATGACACGCGACGTCGCGCGCCGACTGCCCGAGCTGACCCTCGCGCAGCAGGCGGGGGTCGTCCGCACGACGGGCCTCGCGCTGGCCCGTCAGACGGCTGGACTCGCTCTGCGGCACTGGTGGCCGGTCTCGGTCGTGCTGGCCGCGGGGTCCACCCGGGCCAGGCGTGCGGTCGCGGTGATGGCCGTCGCCGAGGGGATCGCGGCGCGCCGCAGGTCCGGCACCGATCTCGACCCGATCCGCTTCACGCTGGCCCGTCGGGCCGACGACCTCGCGTACGGCGCGGGCGTCTGGTGGGGGGCCGCACGGGAGCGCTCGATCTCGTGCCTGCTGCCCCGTTGGCTCCCGTCGCGACCTGCGTCCGCGGCCCGGCCGTGA
- the mftE gene encoding mycofactocin biosynthesis peptidyl-dipeptidase MftE, translated as MAAELADTTWTEVAATPLVLVPVGSIEQHGPHLPLDTDTAIAVAVAEGVAERLGGDVLVAPPVSYGSSGEHQSFAGTCSIGSEALRTFVIELVRSMSTWAGRIVFVNAHGGNVAALAKATFQMIVEEHDVSWAACATEGVDLHAGITETSLMLHIRPGSVRLDRAEAGEKRPLAEILPLMMAGGVGAVSPNGVLGDPAGATAENGAQVLEDMIAEIAHRIRDGVPDARGMLALSPMARTQ; from the coding sequence ATGGCCGCCGAGCTCGCCGACACCACCTGGACCGAGGTGGCCGCCACGCCGCTCGTGCTCGTCCCCGTGGGGTCGATCGAGCAGCACGGTCCGCACCTGCCCCTCGACACCGACACGGCCATTGCGGTGGCGGTGGCCGAGGGCGTCGCCGAGCGGCTCGGCGGCGACGTGCTCGTCGCTCCGCCGGTGTCGTACGGGTCGAGCGGCGAGCACCAGTCGTTCGCCGGCACGTGCTCGATAGGCTCGGAGGCGCTGCGGACGTTCGTCATCGAGCTCGTGCGGTCCATGAGCACGTGGGCGGGGCGGATCGTGTTCGTCAACGCCCACGGCGGCAACGTCGCGGCGCTCGCCAAGGCGACGTTCCAGATGATCGTCGAGGAGCACGACGTCTCCTGGGCCGCGTGCGCGACCGAGGGGGTCGACCTCCATGCCGGGATCACCGAGACCTCGTTGATGCTGCACATCCGCCCCGGATCCGTCCGGCTGGACCGCGCGGAGGCGGGCGAGAAGCGTCCGCTGGCGGAGATCCTGCCGCTCATGATGGCCGGCGGGGTCGGGGCCGTGTCACCCAACGGGGTGCTCGGCGACCCGGCCGGCGCGACTGCCGAGAACGGTGCGCAGGTGCTCGAGGACATGATCGCCGAGATCGCGCACCGGATCCGCGACGGCGTCCCCGACGCGCGTGGCATGCTGGCGCTCAGCCCCATGGCGAGGACACAGTGA
- a CDS encoding LLM class flavin-dependent oxidoreductase → MSSLKIHWFLPTTGDGRTLVGGGHSVPKGVGLPTGAPGTAGQFREPDIDYLAQVARTAEHLDYDGVLTPTGTWCEDAWLTTAALVRETERLKFLVAFRPGVISPTLAAQMAATFQRMSRGRLLLNVVTGGEPTEQARFGDHSSPAERYARTDEFLSVVRGAWRGGFDFHGEHYDVTDARTREAPDPLPRIYFGGSSAPAGPVAARHADVYLTWGEPPAQVAEKLDWIRGLAKQEGREVRFGIRLHVLTRDTTEAAWAQAQSLLDDLDPADVAQAQAALAASESVGQQRMRALHESRRDVTDAHDLEIHPGLWAGVGLVRGGAGTALVGSHTEVADLVEEYAALGIDEFILSGYPHVEEAYWFAEGVKPILRHRGLLA, encoded by the coding sequence ATGAGCAGCCTGAAGATCCACTGGTTCCTGCCCACCACCGGCGACGGGCGTACGCTCGTCGGCGGCGGGCACAGCGTCCCCAAGGGGGTCGGGCTGCCGACCGGCGCCCCCGGCACCGCGGGACAGTTCCGCGAGCCCGACATCGACTACCTCGCGCAGGTCGCCAGGACCGCCGAGCACCTCGACTACGACGGCGTCCTGACGCCCACCGGCACGTGGTGCGAGGACGCCTGGCTGACGACCGCCGCCCTCGTCCGCGAGACCGAGCGGCTCAAGTTCCTCGTCGCGTTCCGACCCGGCGTCATCAGCCCGACCCTGGCGGCGCAGATGGCCGCGACCTTCCAGCGGATGTCGCGCGGGCGGCTCCTGCTCAACGTCGTCACGGGCGGGGAGCCGACCGAGCAGGCCCGCTTCGGCGACCACTCGAGCCCTGCCGAGCGGTATGCCCGGACTGATGAGTTCCTCAGCGTCGTGCGCGGCGCGTGGCGAGGCGGCTTCGACTTCCACGGTGAGCACTACGACGTCACCGACGCACGGACGCGTGAGGCGCCCGACCCGCTGCCGCGGATCTACTTCGGCGGCTCCTCGGCGCCCGCGGGACCCGTGGCCGCACGCCACGCGGACGTCTACCTCACGTGGGGAGAGCCGCCCGCGCAGGTCGCCGAGAAGCTCGACTGGATCCGCGGCCTCGCCAAGCAGGAGGGACGCGAGGTGCGCTTCGGCATCCGTCTGCACGTCCTGACCCGCGACACCACGGAGGCCGCGTGGGCGCAGGCCCAGTCCTTGCTGGACGATCTCGACCCCGCGGACGTCGCTCAGGCGCAGGCCGCTCTCGCGGCGTCCGAGTCGGTCGGCCAGCAGCGCATGCGCGCTCTGCACGAGAGCCGCCGGGACGTGACGGACGCACACGACCTCGAGATCCACCCCGGCCTCTGGGCGGGCGTCGGTCTCGTCCGGGGCGGAGCGGGCACTGCTCTCGTCGGCAGTCACACCGAGGTCGCCGACCTGGTCGAGGAGTACGCGGCGCTCGGCATCGACGAGTTCATCCTGTCGGGCTATCCGCACGTCGAGGAGGCGTACTGGTTCGCCGAGGGCGTCAAGCCGATCCTGCGCCACCGCGGCCTCCTCGCCTGA
- the mftD gene encoding pre-mycofactocin synthase MftD (MftD, an enzyme found in the mycofactocin biosynthesis locus, performs an oxidative deamination of 3-amino-5-[(p-hydroxyphenyl)methyl]-4,4-dimethyl-2-pyrrolidinone (AHDP). The resulting compound, now called pre-mycofactocin (PMFT), is a biologically active redox cofactor that can oxidize the non-exchangeable NADH of TIGR03971 family SDR-type oxidoreductases.), with the protein MPKNPWAQNPWFESVAVAQRRAKKRLPSSVYGALVAGSERGQSTADNEAAFMELGLAPHVAGHQPERSMATTVMGQDVSMPVIISPTGVQAVHPDGEVAVARAAASRGTVMSLSNFASKSIEEVAAVAPSTFFQMYWTGDRDVMVQRMQRAHAAGAVGLIATLDWSFSMGRDWGSPEIPEKVDFKTALKFAPQVARKPRWLAQFARTGAIPDLTAPNLAAPGEAKGPTFFGAYYEWMTTTPPTWEDVEWMREQWHQISGHPFMLKGVCRVDDARRAVDAGVTAISVSNHGGNNLDGTPAPIRVLPGIADAVGDEIEVLLDGGIRRGSDVVKAVAMGARAVMIGRAYLWGLAANGEAGVGNVLDILRGGIDSSLLGMGLASIDQLDRDMLVVPDGFTRRLGAAGPAAVAQDVADTATA; encoded by the coding sequence ATGCCGAAGAACCCCTGGGCCCAGAACCCCTGGTTCGAGTCCGTCGCCGTCGCCCAGCGTCGTGCCAAGAAGCGTCTGCCCTCCTCGGTCTACGGCGCACTCGTCGCCGGGTCCGAGCGCGGCCAGTCGACCGCCGACAACGAGGCCGCGTTCATGGAGCTGGGCCTCGCGCCCCACGTCGCCGGGCACCAGCCCGAGCGCTCGATGGCCACGACGGTCATGGGCCAGGACGTGTCGATGCCGGTCATCATCTCGCCGACCGGCGTGCAGGCCGTCCACCCCGACGGTGAGGTCGCCGTCGCGCGGGCTGCTGCGTCGCGTGGCACCGTCATGAGCCTGAGCAACTTCGCCAGCAAGTCCATCGAGGAGGTCGCCGCGGTCGCGCCCAGCACCTTCTTCCAGATGTACTGGACCGGCGACCGCGACGTGATGGTCCAGCGCATGCAGCGGGCCCACGCAGCCGGAGCCGTCGGCCTCATCGCGACGCTCGACTGGTCGTTCTCGATGGGACGCGACTGGGGCAGCCCGGAGATCCCCGAGAAGGTCGACTTCAAGACCGCGCTGAAGTTCGCGCCCCAGGTCGCGCGCAAGCCGCGCTGGCTGGCGCAGTTCGCGCGCACCGGAGCGATCCCCGACCTCACCGCGCCCAACCTCGCCGCCCCCGGTGAGGCCAAGGGCCCGACCTTCTTCGGCGCGTACTACGAGTGGATGACCACGACGCCCCCGACGTGGGAGGACGTGGAGTGGATGCGCGAGCAGTGGCACCAGATCAGCGGCCACCCGTTCATGCTGAAGGGCGTGTGCCGCGTCGACGACGCCCGTCGCGCGGTCGACGCCGGCGTCACGGCGATCTCGGTGTCCAACCACGGCGGCAACAACTTGGACGGCACCCCGGCCCCGATCCGGGTGCTCCCCGGCATCGCCGATGCCGTGGGCGACGAGATCGAGGTGCTGCTGGACGGTGGCATCCGGCGCGGCAGCGACGTCGTCAAGGCCGTCGCGATGGGCGCCCGCGCGGTCATGATCGGACGCGCGTACCTGTGGGGACTCGCTGCGAACGGCGAGGCCGGCGTCGGCAACGTGCTGGACATCCTGCGCGGCGGCATCGACTCCTCGCTGCTGGGCATGGGCCTGGCGTCGATCGACCAGCTCGACCGCGACATGCTGGTCGTCCCCGACGGCTTCACCCGTCGGCTCGGCGCAGCCGGTCCGGCCGCTGTCGCCCAGGACGTCGCTGACACGGCGACCGCCTGA
- the cofE gene encoding coenzyme F420-0:L-glutamate ligase, whose protein sequence is MTLVFEPVEGIGEVSPGDDIAALIAERCELSPGDVVVVTSKIVSKSAGLATTRPKDELLAAETDRVVARRGPTSIVRTHHGITMAAAGIDNSNTAPGTLIPLPPDPDGAASAIRRRLEELTGLSVAVVISDTAGRAWRTGQTDIAIGCAGLLPVDSFEGRTDPYGNPLAVTAPAIADQLAGGAELASGKFGARPVVVVRGADPAWLLQDDGSGARALIRDEASDMFGLGAREAAVAAVIGDQPVRGLPVDPTMTLDDIVDLALSGLDFPRRHVSVDGSTVVLSIGLDDQLGAGVLAQRLVSLGIAHGTAIGVRVTSLPQD, encoded by the coding sequence ATGACCCTCGTCTTCGAGCCGGTCGAGGGCATCGGCGAGGTCTCCCCCGGCGACGACATCGCCGCGCTGATCGCCGAGCGCTGCGAGCTCTCGCCCGGCGACGTCGTGGTGGTCACGAGCAAGATCGTCAGCAAGTCCGCAGGCCTCGCGACGACGCGTCCCAAGGACGAGCTGCTCGCGGCCGAGACCGATCGGGTCGTCGCCCGGCGGGGCCCCACGAGCATCGTGCGGACCCACCACGGCATCACGATGGCCGCCGCTGGGATCGACAACAGCAACACCGCACCGGGCACGCTCATCCCGCTGCCGCCCGACCCCGACGGCGCAGCATCAGCGATCCGCCGCCGCCTCGAGGAGCTCACCGGGCTGTCCGTCGCAGTGGTCATCAGCGACACCGCGGGACGCGCCTGGCGGACGGGACAGACCGACATCGCGATCGGCTGCGCAGGTCTCCTGCCGGTCGACTCCTTCGAGGGACGCACCGATCCGTACGGCAACCCGCTCGCGGTCACCGCACCGGCGATCGCCGATCAGCTCGCGGGCGGGGCGGAGCTGGCCTCGGGCAAGTTCGGCGCCCGACCGGTGGTCGTCGTGCGCGGCGCCGACCCGGCCTGGCTCCTGCAGGACGACGGCTCGGGCGCCCGGGCGCTCATCCGCGACGAGGCGAGCGACATGTTCGGTCTCGGGGCCCGGGAGGCAGCGGTCGCGGCCGTCATCGGCGACCAGCCGGTCCGCGGCCTGCCGGTCGATCCGACCATGACCCTGGACGACATCGTCGACCTGGCGCTCTCAGGGCTGGACTTCCCGCGCCGCCACGTGTCGGTCGACGGCAGCACCGTCGTGCTGTCGATCGGGCTCGACGACCAGCTCGGCGCCGGCGTGCTGGCGCAGCGCCTCGTGTCCCTCGGCATCGCCCACGGCACCGCGATCGGCGTCCGGGTGACGTCGCTGCCGCAGGACTGA
- the cofD gene encoding 2-phospho-L-lactate transferase, whose product MQITVLSGGVGGSRFIEGLLRTKGPDDEVTVIANTADDISLFGLHISPDLDTVMYTLGDGIDRERGWGRTDESWNAKDELATYGIEQAWFGLGDRDIATHLVRTMRLQEGRTLSEVTAELCERWQPGVRLLPMTDDRVETHIGIDRDGRREIIHFQEYWIRLRAQVPVEEVVVQGVQDARPAPGVVEAIRGADLVLLPPSNPIVSIGPIAAVPGIREAIAATPAPVVGVSPLIGGGAVRGMADQLLTGLGIELSATGVAAHHGARSSGGLLDGWLVDTTDADQLPALEALGLAARAVPLWMTDAGTTDRLAEDTVQLAHSIGARR is encoded by the coding sequence GTGCAGATCACGGTGCTGTCAGGCGGAGTCGGTGGCTCTCGGTTCATCGAGGGACTGTTGCGGACCAAGGGCCCGGACGACGAGGTGACGGTCATCGCCAACACGGCCGACGACATCTCCCTGTTCGGGCTGCACATCAGCCCGGACCTCGACACCGTCATGTACACGCTCGGCGACGGCATCGACCGCGAGCGCGGATGGGGCCGCACCGACGAGAGCTGGAACGCCAAGGACGAGCTCGCGACGTACGGGATCGAGCAGGCCTGGTTCGGCCTGGGTGACCGCGACATCGCGACGCACCTCGTGCGCACCATGAGGCTGCAGGAAGGGCGCACCCTCAGCGAGGTCACGGCCGAGCTGTGCGAGCGCTGGCAGCCCGGGGTCCGGCTGCTGCCGATGACCGACGACCGGGTGGAGACGCACATCGGCATCGACCGGGACGGGCGGCGCGAGATCATCCACTTCCAGGAGTACTGGATCAGGCTCCGCGCCCAGGTGCCCGTCGAGGAGGTCGTGGTGCAGGGCGTCCAGGACGCCCGACCCGCGCCCGGCGTCGTCGAGGCGATCCGCGGGGCCGACCTGGTGCTGCTCCCGCCGTCCAACCCCATCGTGTCGATCGGCCCGATCGCCGCCGTTCCCGGCATCCGGGAGGCCATCGCCGCGACGCCCGCACCCGTCGTGGGGGTGTCCCCGCTCATCGGCGGCGGCGCCGTGCGCGGCATGGCCGACCAGCTGCTGACCGGCCTCGGCATCGAGCTGAGCGCGACCGGCGTCGCGGCGCACCACGGGGCTCGGAGCTCCGGCGGGCTCCTCGACGGCTGGCTCGTGGACACCACGGACGCCGACCAGCTCCCCGCCCTCGAGGCCCTCGGTCTCGCCGCCCGCGCGGTCCCGCTCTGGATGACCGACGCCGGCACCACCGACCGGCTCGCCGAGGACACCGTCCAGCTCGCCCACTCGATCGGAGCCCGCCGATGA